The Paenibacillus sp. FSL H7-0357 nucleotide sequence CTTAGTTTGTTTCTGATCCAGAGTAACGGCCAGCGACAGCCGGGTCAACGCCCCTTCCTGTCAGACATCTTCGCGGTAACGGTGTACGCCGCAAACGGTGAGCCGCAACAGGTACAGCCGGAAATTAAGTTCCCCATCGGGGACTATCGTGTGACCAACAGCAGGTCGCCGGGATTTCCGATACAGATCACGGCTGACGGCGCGGATGAAATCAGGCTGCAGACAACAGAGGGCAGTTTTCTTCGCTGGACTCCGCCGGATTATGTGGTGCATGAGCTCGGAACGGAGACGGCCATTGCATCCGGAGATACGATTTATTGGTCGCCATTACCCAGCAAGAATAGGGAAAGTGAACTGACCCTTACTGCCTACAGCAATCATACTGAAATTGGCAGGGCGCTTATTAGGATACAGTCTGACGAATCCGGTACTTACTCTGGTAAACTGGTGGGGAATGGGCAACAGTAGAGGTCAAATCATAAAGAATCGCAACGAGGATCATTTTGCGTTAAAATAACAAGAGCAGTTCGTTTGGATTTGTAGAACTACAGCAATCTTAGATATGGAGGAAAAGAAGTCATGAAGGATTTTGAAGTGATGCTGGAGAAATATGCGGACCTCGTTGTGAAGGTCGGAGTAAATGTACAGCCTGGACAAGTGCTGATGATCCATTCTCCCCTGGAGACAGCTGAACTTACGCGCTTGATCGTTGGCAAAGCCTATGAGGCCGGTGCTAAATACGTCATGGTTGACTGGGATGATGAGGCGGTTACGCGCATCCGTTACGAAAAGGCTCCCGAAGACTCTTTTGGTTATTACCCGCAATGGCATGCGGATATGCTGGAGGGTTTTGCCGAAGAGGGTGGAGCTATCTTACATATTAAAGTACCCGATCCGGAGCTTTTCCGCGGCATTGATTCCTCGAAGGTGTCAACAGCCGTCAAGGCTGCTGCAGTAGCGCGGAAGAAATATCAGAACTATACCCGGAACAATAAAATCAGCTGGTCCCTCATCAAAGCGCCGACGCGCGCATGGGCGGATAAGGTATTTGCCGATCTTCCAGCAGAAAAACGAGTGGAAGCGATGTGGGAAGCGGTATTCCAGATGAACCGCGTAGGCACTGAGGACCCTGTTGCAGCCTGGCGGGAGCATATTGCCCAGCTGAAGCAAAGCCAGGACCGGATGAATGCCAAGCGCTACAAAAGCCTGCATTACCGCGCCCCCGGTACGGACCTGCATGTGGAACTGCCTGAAGGCCATTTGTGGCGCGGCGGCGGCGGGGAGAACGGTAGCGGCGTATACTTTGTAGCGAACATGCCTACGGAAGAAATCTACACGATGCCGCGTCGTACAGGCGTCAACGGCACAGTGGCCAGTACCCTTCCGTTGAATTTGAACGGGCGTCTAGTGGATGGCATCACCGTTACTTTTACAAACGGCAAGGTTACCGCATACGATGCCGAGTCCGGGCGTGAGCATCTGACTTCACTTCTGGAAACGGATGAAGGAGCTTCCTACCTGGGCGAAGTGGCCCTGGTGCAGCACGACTCGCCAATCTCCCGGATGAGCCGGGTATTCTATAATACAGGTATCGATGAGAATGCTTCCTGCCATTTTGCGCTGGGCAGTGCCTACCCTGTCAATATTGAAGGCGGCGTTGGACTAAGCAGCAAAGAACTGCTGGCGAAAGGCGCGAATGTAAGTTTGACGCATGTTGATTTCATGGTCGGCTCAGCTGAGCTTGATATCGACGGTGAACTGGCGGATGGTACCATTGAACCTGTGTTCCGCAAAGGAAACTGGGTACTGTAACATACATTTATTGAAAAGTCGTAGTCCCGCTGAAAGGCGGGGGTTACGGCTTTTTTTTGTCAATTTTCACTTTACGGAATGAAGAAAAGGATAAATTACAATTTAAGAAAACTGTTTGCGTGTTCTCCCCGTCTTAACTATGTAAGGTAAGGGGGAGTAGGAGGAAAGATGACAATGTCCGGGGTAGAGATGAAGCGGGTTAGCAGTACAGTGTCGCGGGAAGAATCTGTGTTCTATGACACTGTGATAGAGCATAGCGAGCAGCTATATCGTATAGCTTACAGTTATTTGGGCAACCGGAACGATGCGCTGGAAGCGGTACAGGAAATGACCTGCCGGGCGTGGATCAAGCGGAAAACGCTGAAAGATCCCAAGGCATTTAAATCTTGGATCATCCGGATTCTGATATATGTCTGCATAGATGAGCAGAGAAGACGCAAGCGCAGTGTTCCGACAGCGGACGAACAGATGCAGGAGCCTGTTACAATGCATAATACCAGCAGGATGGAAATGCTCTGGGCGCTTGAACAGGTGAAACCCAAGTACCGTCATGTGCTGCTGCTTAAATACTATAATGACATGACGTTGACAGAGATTGCGGAATTGTTGAACAAGCCGGAAGGGACAATCAAAACCTGGCAGCATAAAGGGCTTAAGCAGCTTAGGACGATTATCAGGAATCGGGGTGACTGGAATGATCAGTAACAAGGAAGAAGAGGAAATGCTGTCAAACGCGGTTCAGATGCACCTGCAGGTAGAAGTGGAATTGGAGCAGCAGAGCAGCGCGATAAGGTTTGCGGTTCAACAGGGGATTGAGAGGGGTAAGCGAAAAAGCAAGATGGCTTTATTCTCCAGAAGCACATTCATGGGATTTGCCGCAGCTGCTGCGGTCGCCATTCTGCTGTTTGTCCTTCCTTATCTCGAGTCAGAGCCGCAAACGGCCCGGCCGTTGCAAACGATTGACTGGACAGGGCTGGAGGATTTCAAAGATCTTTCTTCATTTGATGTCGACGACGAAACCGTTTATTCCGCACTTAGAAACGGATATATTCAAAAGATCAACAAATCGGTGAGCAGCGAAGGCTTTACGGTGACCTTGAACGCCGTTACTGCGGACGAGAATAAGCTTATTATTCTATATACGGCTACCACAGATAACGCTCAGGAGATTCACAGTATTAATAGTGCAAAGCTTGAAGACAAGGCAACGAACAGTTATTTGAAAGATACGATGCGGGTGGCCAGCCATTTTAGGGAACCGGGTGTGAAGAGTTACAGTAAATTCATCGGGCGGAGCACGTTCGACCTCGACCGGAACAAGCCATTCCCTGAACAGCTGGAAGCGGATTTTAAAATTGCTTTGGTAGATCCTGGCATGATGGAGGACCCCAATTCGGAAATTGCTTATGAAGATGTACAATATTCTCCCAGTCTTAAAATCAGTTTTACTTTAGCTTCCAAGTTTAAGGAGCATCCAACCCAAACCGTATATGCGGACAAGACTTTTACACTGGAAGGGCACGAGTTAACGCTGACCCAGGTTGAATTCTCCCCCTTAATGACCCGGGTGAATTTGGCGATGAAGGAGAACGAACGCGATCAATGGCAAATAAGAGACAAATTGTTTGTCGCAATCAAGGGAACAGAAATTGCCTCTGAAACGAAAAAGGGTGTAGATCAGCTTCTCTCGTACTCCGGGGGCGGGACGGATGAGGGTTTTAGTTATCTGCTCAGCAGCAATCTTTTGGATAACCCAAGGTCTATGGAGCTGTTAATTAAGACTGGATCAGAGGAAGAGGGCCTATCGGAGATCAAGCTTAAGATTCCTGCAGTTAATCAATAACCTTTGCCTTGTACACACTGAAACTATATAGATTGAACTTGTGGTTTTAGATTTCAGGACCAGTCGCAACTACAGTGAATATTTGGACTTCCGGCCGCTGTTGTCTTCAAATTTCTTGATTTTAACCGCTATAGCGGTTAAAATCCGAAGACTGCTTATGCTTTCGATGCTAGCTTTCCTTCGGAAAGCTTTCAGGCGGACACTACCGTTCCTCCAGTTCCAAAATTCCCCTCCGTTGCTCCTTTCCCTTTTCTCAAGTTTTTAAGTTCAATCTATATAGTAATAAACAGGGTCAGCATAGTCGTGCTGACCCTGTTCCTTTTATCCCTGTAAATGAGAGGTATCATTGAATACTTGAGGGAGTGCTGCTGCCCTATAGATTAAGCTGGACCCAGTCTTTTTCAAGCATCGAATAGATCAGCTCATCACACCAGGTTTGATTGCAATATCTTGTCTCCCGGAGTACGCCATCTTTGATCATGCCCACACGGATCATCAGGTTCTCAGAGCGGACGTTATCAGCATTGGCATATGCTACGATTCGATGGGTCTGAAGAGATTCAAAGGCATAGCCGGTCATCAGCCTAACCGCTTCCGCAGCATAACCCTGCCGCCAATAATCCGGATGCAGCGCCCAGCCGATTTCCCATTCCCTGATTTCTGACCAGTTCAGCTTAAGGCTGATGCCACCTAAGGGTATGTTATCTGCAGTTCTGCAAATGATCAAATTGAAATGTTCACGGGGTGTGCACTGTGCATGTGATAAAGCTGCTTCAAAATCCTTTTGAATTTGTGCGGCATCCGGTCTGTGGTTCTCGAAACGGGTGGTCAGCTCATGGCCCTCCAATTCCCCGAAAAAAGTACGGTCGCTGTCGGTAAAATCCCTTAGCTGTATTCGCTCGCCTATAATTTCCATTCTCTATAGCTCCTGTCTGTCTCCATTATTAAATCTAAATACCATCTTAGGGCCGTCTACGGTCGTTTCAAGCTTCTCTTCATACTTGCCATTTGCATAGCCCGATACGGTCTTTCTCCAGAACTTCTGTCCGGTAATGTTCTTCTCCGAGGGATTGGTGTACAGCTCCCAGTTGCCTTTGAAAGACTCGAATACTTGCACCGCTGCCTGCCGGGCGTAACCTTGCCCTCTGAATGGCTGAAGGATAAAGAATTCATTTACGAAGTAGTTTACACCTTTGGCGCAATAAGGCGGGGTAGCGATGAATGCAAAGCCGGCAGGCACAGCACCCACTTTGATTAAAAAAGGATACAGGCATCCCGGTTTCTCCCACCAAACATTCTGCACCTCGTATTGATCGGCCAAAGTTCTGATTTCCTGGCTGTCTTCGAAGATGCCGTGCCTGTTAAGGGCAGATCCGCCCGTTAGTCCATAGTGACCGGATAAATCATGCAAGTATAAAGGATAGAGATTTTTAATTATATAAGCTTCGTTTGTGTCCGCAAGTTTGATCTGAACATTCATAACAGGCCAACTTTCTCCAGTAAAGGATGGGTGTAATTTATATCGAGTATATATTTGCCTGAAACCCCGTACAAGAGAGAGTTCAGTTAAAAAAGAAGTATGCACCTATTCAATATGAAAGACTGTTTTTCTATCCGACTGGAAATGATAACGATTATCAATTAGAATAAAACAGAGAGTTGAAACAAGAGAATATGCCAAGCAAAAGCAGCAGAGCTAGAGGCGCTTATGGCATCATAGGAGGAATAATTGATGTTTATCCAGACCAGATCCATCGTCATTGAGAAGGGGAACAGCGATAAAGTGATTGAAAAGTTCAGTGCACCGGGGGCGCTGGAGGAAATGGAAGGGCTCATTGATATCAGCGTTACGCTGAACAAGAAGAGCAAGGATAACGAGGAAGTCTTGCTCCTGATCCGCTGGGAATCAGAGGAAGCATGGAAGAATTGGGAGAAAAGTGATGCGCATATCCAGGGCCACCGCAACAGCAGGGGCCAAGAGAAACCGGCTTTTATCATCAGCACAACGGTAAATATGTATGAAGTACAGAAGATAAAAGAAGGCAAGGCCTACGGAAAACAAGTGTAGGATACAGACGGCCACGGTGGTTTACAAAAGAACCGCCTACGGCTGGTTTGACAGCTATGTCGGAAACGTTCCCGAAAACGACATTTACATATTATAGATATAGAATTATAATTATCGTAAATATCGGGAACGTTTCCGAAAATAAGGAGGTATCAGATCATGATGCGCAGAAATGTGGTGTGGCTGCTCAGCACTATTATTGTACTCGGAGCACTGGCTGGTTTGTATCTGCGGAATGAGCAAGCCAAAGATATAGCAGACCCTGTGTTGGAACAGACAATACAGTCCTCTATGCCCAATACAGCGGAGCCTGCCGCTGCAGCAGCCAGCATTGCTCCCGATCAGGCAGACAATCTGCTGACAGATTTAGTTGCCAAGTATAAGGACCTGGGTCTTATCGACGCCCATAATCATGATGCCAGTCTAATGAAGTATATGATTATGCTAAAGACTTGGAAAGATCATGGAGTGCAGCAAGTAGTCCTGTTTGGTGATGTGTCTGAGCCGAGTGCCGTTATTTCCGATAAGTTTGCATGGAAGGCTTATCAGGAGCACCCGGAGACTATTATTCCGTATTTCTGCGGATTTGACCTGCATCGCGTAGAGAGCCTGACGGTAGTGAGAAATAATCTGGAGCAGGGATATATGGGCATTGGCGAAATCGTTGCTGCCTCCACGATGTCACCGGTTGTATCCCGGGTGGCCTGGAAGGCCAATCATCCTCTCGATGGCTATCTTCCACAAATCTATGATTTGGCCGCAGAATACAAGGTGCCGGTGCTGCTGCACATTGATCCGCCTAGCGGTATGCCGGTTGAGAAGCTGGAGCAGGCACTGGAAGAGCATCCGGACACGATGATGATTTTTGCGCATATAAATGCCTACAATACACCGGAAGAGATTGAGCGGCTGCTTTCCGCACACCCCAATTTATATGCTGACTTTTTTGCCGGGTTCTCTGTTTATAATCCAGCTGGGGGAGGTGCGCCGGAACAATTCATTCCTGTCATGAAAAAGTTCCCCGACCGCTTTATGCTGAGCACAGACTCCGGGTATGGAATAGAGGGTGAAGAACAGGCGATAGCCGCGATGTACCAAATGCTTGAGCTGATGGAGGATCCTGTCCTTGCGCGGAAAATCGCACATGACAATCTGGCCGCGCTCATTGAGCATCAACCCGCAACCAACACTCAGCGCGAAGCTCTGCGCAAGCTTGAGCAGGAAACCGGAAAGGACTATCATGTGGATACGCTCTTGAAGGTGGAGGCGGGTAAAATTTTGGCGGAAGCCGCAAAAGGATGAGATCAGCTTGGAAGTGACGATACAGCATATTGCGGAAAAGCTGGGCTTATCGGTCAGTACCGTATCCAGAGCGTTGAACGGCAGTTACGGTGTACATCCGAGAACCATAGCCCGCGTGCAAGAAGCGGCCCAGTCCCTTGGATACGTCCCCAATTTGGGTGCCAAGCAACTGGTCACCCGTAAAAGCAACCTGGTTGGTGTATTCATGCCGGAGATGGAAAAGGAGTCGATTCGTGAGTTCGACGATATTTTTACCACCTTAAGAAAGGCCTTACGGCTCTACCAGAAGGAGATTCTAATTTTCTCAGTGCCCTTTACGGAGTATAAGCCCAACAGCTTAACCGAATGGGTTCGGATGAGAAATCTGGAAGGCTGTGTATTTATGCCACCCTTTGCCAAGAATCACCCGCTCATCAAGGAAGCGGTAAAGCTGCAGGTTCCCTCTGTAAATCTTGGCTCAGCTGTAGGGCCACGCTGCTCGCTGGTTGCCTCTGACGACCGGGAAGGCGGGAAAATGGCAGCCGCCTATTTGATTGGGCAAGGACATCGAAGAATCGGCTATATTACTGGCCCCCCGGATGTAAGCATATGCGAGGAACGCTACAAGGGCTTCAGCGAGATATTTTTATCCGAAACAGGGACTCTCCATGATTCCGCCCAACTGGAATATGGAGATTTTGGCGGGGAGAGCGGAGCGGTGGCAGTCCTGAAACTGCTGGCAAGGGCACCTGAGCTGACGGCGATTTGCTGCGCAAATGACTTAATGGCAATGGGTGCGGTTATGGAGCTTGCCCGCAAAGGCATCTCCGTGCCTCAGGATATCTCTGTAATGGGCTATGATGGAGCATTTTTTACCGCATATAATAACCCGCCGCTGACTACAGTGCGGCATCAGTACGAACGCATGGGGACACTCGCTGCTGAAATGCTGCTTGAAGTGATGAACGGCGGAGCTGGCAGAACATTGAAACTTGTCCCGGAATTGATCTGCCGGGAATCGGTTAATGCTAACCGAATTTCAACGGATTAATAAATTGAATAGAAGAGCAGTCAGGTCATTTCAAGTCTGCTGCAATTGTTCAGAGAAAATAATGTATTAGACTGGTAAGCGTTTCATAAGCTAACGGGCAATTTTGCATAAATACTAATTTTTCATAAGTATATTAATATACTAAATTAGTACATATATACCAAAATTAGGAAATGGGAGTTTAGATGATGAAAAGTCGATGGATAACTGTAGCTGTGCTATTTTTGTGTCTGCTTTTGCTGTTAACCGCCTGCAGCGACAACACACCAGTAGCTGAGATGCAGAACACAGCAGGGGCACTAAATACATCTGAGGTGATTGAGTCAAGTGCTGCTCCGATAACTGTGTCAACGGCGGAAGTGGACTCGCCTTCTAACAAAGCTGGACTCACCTACGACTTAACCATGAAAGCTGCCAAGGAGAAAGCCGAACTCCTCACGGCAGCTTACGATACGAACAGCGTGCAATACACCCTTATCGATCATGGCAACATCGTCATATCCGGCCAGTTCGGCAAGAATGACGAGCAGGGACAGAAGCCGCTCACGACAGACACGATGTACGGAATCGGCTCGACGAGTAAAATGTTTACCACGGTTGCCGTCATGCAGTTGGTTGACCAAGGGAAAATCGATCTCGATACACCGGTCGTCCATTATATTCCCGAGTTTAGGATGAAGGATGAACGCTATAAACAGATTACGCCGCGCATGCTACTGAATCATTCTTCCGGGCTGAACGGGTCTACGTTTACGAACGCCTATTTATTCGAAGATATAGATACCTACGCCCACGACACACTGCTGAAGCAACTAGCTGGTCAGACCTTAAAGGCGGACCCGGGCGCTTATTAACGCTAGCCGAGATTCTGATCGAGCGAGTCAGCGGCATGAACTTCACCCCTTATATCCATCGATATATTACGGAGCCTCTGGGTATGGTCAATACGAAGACGCCGCTCGATTCTCCGAACACAGCGAAGATGGCGGGGCTCTATTATCCTACCTATACAGGACAACTTCCGAACGAGACGCTCAACATGATCGGAGCAGGAGGTATCTATTCCACGGCGGAAGATTTGGCTCGATTCTCGCAAATTTTTACGGGAGAAGCGGAAGAAATATTGTCCGGCAAATCGACTACGGCTATGGTGCAAGAGGAGTACAAGACACCTTTATGGCCTGACGATGCGGACAACTCCTTAGAATACGGTCTCGGCTGGGACAGCGTCCATCTGTATCCCTTCAGCGAATATGGGATGAAGGCACTGACCAAAGGCGGTGACACGTCTCTCTATCACTCATCGCTCGTCGTGCTTCCTGAGCAGGACATGGCGGCAGCTGTTGTCACTTCCGGAGGGAGCAGCACGTACGATCAGCTTTTGGCGAACGAAATCTTGCTTCAGGCGCTGAAGGAGAAAGGGACAATTGCTGAATTCAAGCCTAAGAAATCATTCGGCACGCCGGTAAAGGCTGATATGCCGGAGTCCGTGATGCAGTATTCGGGAATCTATGGGGCAACCAGTACAACGACGAACATAGAGATTACCGAAGGCGGCGTCATGTCCGTTACTT carries:
- a CDS encoding DUF4179 domain-containing protein — its product is MISNKEEEEMLSNAVQMHLQVEVELEQQSSAIRFAVQQGIERGKRKSKMALFSRSTFMGFAAAAAVAILLFVLPYLESEPQTARPLQTIDWTGLEDFKDLSSFDVDDETVYSALRNGYIQKINKSVSSEGFTVTLNAVTADENKLIILYTATTDNAQEIHSINSAKLEDKATNSYLKDTMRVASHFREPGVKSYSKFIGRSTFDLDRNKPFPEQLEADFKIALVDPGMMEDPNSEIAYEDVQYSPSLKISFTLASKFKEHPTQTVYADKTFTLEGHELTLTQVEFSPLMTRVNLAMKENERDQWQIRDKLFVAIKGTEIASETKKGVDQLLSYSGGGTDEGFSYLLSSNLLDNPRSMELLIKTGSEEEGLSEIKLKIPAVNQ
- a CDS encoding GNAT family N-acetyltransferase; this translates as MNVQIKLADTNEAYIIKNLYPLYLHDLSGHYGLTGGSALNRHGIFEDSQEIRTLADQYEVQNVWWEKPGCLYPFLIKVGAVPAGFAFIATPPYCAKGVNYFVNEFFILQPFRGQGYARQAAVQVFESFKGNWELYTNPSEKNITGQKFWRKTVSGYANGKYEEKLETTVDGPKMVFRFNNGDRQEL
- a CDS encoding GNAT family N-acetyltransferase, whose amino-acid sequence is MEIIGERIQLRDFTDSDRTFFGELEGHELTTRFENHRPDAAQIQKDFEAALSHAQCTPREHFNLIICRTADNIPLGGISLKLNWSEIREWEIGWALHPDYWRQGYAAEAVRLMTGYAFESLQTHRIVAYANADNVRSENLMIRVGMIKDGVLRETRYCNQTWCDELIYSMLEKDWVQLNL
- a CDS encoding LacI family DNA-binding transcriptional regulator → MTIQHIAEKLGLSVSTVSRALNGSYGVHPRTIARVQEAAQSLGYVPNLGAKQLVTRKSNLVGVFMPEMEKESIREFDDIFTTLRKALRLYQKEILIFSVPFTEYKPNSLTEWVRMRNLEGCVFMPPFAKNHPLIKEAVKLQVPSVNLGSAVGPRCSLVASDDREGGKMAAAYLIGQGHRRIGYITGPPDVSICEERYKGFSEIFLSETGTLHDSAQLEYGDFGGESGAVAVLKLLARAPELTAICCANDLMAMGAVMELARKGISVPQDISVMGYDGAFFTAYNNPPLTTVRHQYERMGTLAAEMLLEVMNGGAGRTLKLVPELICRESVNANRISTD
- a CDS encoding antibiotic biosynthesis monooxygenase → MFIQTRSIVIEKGNSDKVIEKFSAPGALEEMEGLIDISVTLNKKSKDNEEVLLLIRWESEEAWKNWEKSDAHIQGHRNSRGQEKPAFIISTTVNMYEVQKIKEGKAYGKQV
- a CDS encoding sigma-70 family RNA polymerase sigma factor, coding for MSGVEMKRVSSTVSREESVFYDTVIEHSEQLYRIAYSYLGNRNDALEAVQEMTCRAWIKRKTLKDPKAFKSWIIRILIYVCIDEQRRRKRSVPTADEQMQEPVTMHNTSRMEMLWALEQVKPKYRHVLLLKYYNDMTLTEIAELLNKPEGTIKTWQHKGLKQLRTIIRNRGDWNDQ
- a CDS encoding aminopeptidase — encoded protein: MKDFEVMLEKYADLVVKVGVNVQPGQVLMIHSPLETAELTRLIVGKAYEAGAKYVMVDWDDEAVTRIRYEKAPEDSFGYYPQWHADMLEGFAEEGGAILHIKVPDPELFRGIDSSKVSTAVKAAAVARKKYQNYTRNNKISWSLIKAPTRAWADKVFADLPAEKRVEAMWEAVFQMNRVGTEDPVAAWREHIAQLKQSQDRMNAKRYKSLHYRAPGTDLHVELPEGHLWRGGGGENGSGVYFVANMPTEEIYTMPRRTGVNGTVASTLPLNLNGRLVDGITVTFTNGKVTAYDAESGREHLTSLLETDEGASYLGEVALVQHDSPISRMSRVFYNTGIDENASCHFALGSAYPVNIEGGVGLSSKELLAKGANVSLTHVDFMVGSAELDIDGELADGTIEPVFRKGNWVL
- a CDS encoding amidohydrolase family protein encodes the protein MMRRNVVWLLSTIIVLGALAGLYLRNEQAKDIADPVLEQTIQSSMPNTAEPAAAAASIAPDQADNLLTDLVAKYKDLGLIDAHNHDASLMKYMIMLKTWKDHGVQQVVLFGDVSEPSAVISDKFAWKAYQEHPETIIPYFCGFDLHRVESLTVVRNNLEQGYMGIGEIVAASTMSPVVSRVAWKANHPLDGYLPQIYDLAAEYKVPVLLHIDPPSGMPVEKLEQALEEHPDTMMIFAHINAYNTPEEIERLLSAHPNLYADFFAGFSVYNPAGGGAPEQFIPVMKKFPDRFMLSTDSGYGIEGEEQAIAAMYQMLELMEDPVLARKIAHDNLAALIEHQPATNTQREALRKLEQETGKDYHVDTLLKVEAGKILAEAAKG